aacaaGTGCAAAATGCATCTGTTAATAttgagtttctttttctttttcttttttatcgaCTAAAGCAGCATTTGTTTATTGGCCTTTTTAATTCCATCCGTTCTTACTAAACAAGTGTAGTGTAATTGAACATCCATTACATCAATATattctttatttaatatatttgtttcagGGGAAAGCTTTGAGGAATGTGCTAGCAGAGAATTAAAGGAGGAAACTGGATTGGACATCAAGCAAATGGAGCTATTAACGGTCAAAAACCATCTTTTACTTGAGGAACCAGAGCCAGCCCATTACGTCACCATCTTCATGCGTGCAGTCTTGGCAAATCCAGAGCAAGTCCCCCAAAATCTTGAGCCGCACAGGTGTGATGGGTGGGACTGGTACGGGTGGGATAACCTTCCTAAGCCGCTCTTTTGGCCATTAGAGAAAATGGTGCAAGCCGGCTTTAATCCCTTCCCAACTGCCTAGGGATATTTTTGTTGGCAATTTCGACTTTTGTGATTCAGTCTTCTCCTTGTATCTCTGACTGTTAGTGTTTATCCAAGCCAACAGTTACTCATCCAAATTAATAATAGTCTACTTAGCCC
This genomic stretch from Quercus lobata isolate SW786 chromosome 3, ValleyOak3.0 Primary Assembly, whole genome shotgun sequence harbors:
- the LOC115982445 gene encoding geranyl diphosphate phosphohydrolase-like, coding for MENNKRAVEVAVVVFLLRGKKVLLGRRRSSVGHSTFSLPGGHLEFGESFEECASRELKEETGLDIKQMELLTVKNHLLLEEPEPAHYVTIFMRAVLANPEQVPQNLEPHRCDGWDWYGWDNLPKPLFWPLEKMVQAGFNPFPTA